A segment of the Crassostrea angulata isolate pt1a10 chromosome 10, ASM2561291v2, whole genome shotgun sequence genome:
CCTTGATTCCGAGCTCCGTATTTCTGGGTATATGTATCGTTGTTGGAATCATCGGAAACAGCCTCGTCATCCTCATCTATGGTCTCAAACTGCGTGGAGCGAAGGAGCGTTACTTCATCCCGATCCTTGCCGTGGTCGATCTCCTGGCTCTCTGTGAAACCGCGGGCTTCAACATCTCGTACAACGTCAGCCCCGTCAGGTTCAAGGGCCAGCAACTCTGTAAGTGGAGCTGGTTCTTTGGTTACATGACGTCAGTAATGTCGATATTCCTACTGCTGGTCATCGCCATACAGCGGTACCTGAAGATCTGTCGACCGTTTGGTAAGCAGATGACGCTGGAGTGGAAAAGAGTGGCGGTGCTCAGCACGTTTATTGCGGCGGCTCTGATTTCGGCACCTATTCCAGTAACGTATGGGCTGGACCCTGCGTACAGCGCTCGGTATAACGTCACCGGAAGTGCCTGCCGACGACTGACTCAAGAGAATCGATGGTTGTCCCTTATTCATGCTATTGTTTGCAATGCCATCGTCGCTGGCGTAGTCTGGGctttaatcattttatacaCGTTAATCGGGCGAAAAATTCACTCTCAGATGCAGCAGTGGAAACATCAAAGAACCAACGACAATAACGTGAAGATGACAAACTTGAACGATGGTACCAGTGGCACAAACTCAGCAGACAGAAATAAGCAAACAATGTTCAAAATTACAGCCATGTTTATGCTGATCTCTTTGATCTTCATCGTCAGCTTCTCGCCCAAGGTCGTCATCTTCATCCTGGAGTGTGTAGACAGTAGGTTCTGGGACTCTCTGTCTTACAGTAACAGGCTCCTGGTTCGATTCCTCGAGGTTCTCTTCGTTATCAATAACATCGCCAACCCGTTCGTATACGCTTTTCTGGACGTCAAATTCTCACAGCAGATGAAGAAAATATTCTGTGACTTAGACTACTCGCTATAACGTGTCGGTTGATAACTGTCGAActtcttacatgtattttgcttgTGGTTCATTTGCGTGTATGTAAGTAATCTTATTTTAGTGTTTTGAAGTGTGTTTGgggaaaaaaactattttatattttcgtGTAAGCAgaaatcaaagtaaaacaaCACACAAATCACACTTTTGAATTCGCTATTCGCTTGAACTGACTTTCACAAACGTTTCATGTGAATGAATTTATCCTGAGTAAGCCTAAATTGGGCCAGCTGAATTATTAAGGTAAGAAGTGTTTCGGCCCAAATACGAAGCGGGTCAGATTATTATATATggcaatcaaaattaaaaagacaatTGTTATTGTTTTGGCATTGATAAACGTTACTAGTATTTAAGACAGACAGGCCCTCTAAGGACGGTTTATTTTAAGACAGACAAGATCTATATGGTCAAAAGGTCAAAATGAGATGAGGAGGTGTTATAATGAACTATAGTTTTCTGTAAAAGAGATGGTAAAATTGCATGAGTTTGTTGTTAGTCATAGGATTGTAACGGAAATGGCCTTCAATGAGATACTGGTGCACGGTCTTCCTGATCTACGCTGGTCATCTGTAGTACTTTAAGACGAGGAACTAAAATTAGCAGGGAGTGGGAGGGTTTAAACTGTTATCAAATTACACTGTATAAATTATACaagataacatttttgaaaacgaTTAAAAAATGTCATCACTTAAGTACCCACTTATTTTTGTAAAACCTACCTCGCTACATtcgaaatatttgtaaattaaaatggtGAACAATATACTTTTTGTGctcttattttgaatattttgtctATTAAGGGAGTGATACGAAATTGTGCTCACGTCTTTTGTTGTTATATAAACATTGTATATAGTCgcaaaccattttaacaggttCAGTGACCCTAGCCATGGCATGAACGACAACTCTCGACTTGAGAAACATTCAGTATTTATTGAGATTTCCTCTGGCAAATTATTATCACTCTTAGGTGGAAAGGGACAATAACGCAATATATGTTTACACTGAAATTGTACGTTGCATGCGcatatgcatgtataaataAGTGGGAggaagattggggggggggggggggtggggctGGTGCTCACGACCCCTTCTTggtgaatttaaaacttttcaaGTACACAAAAGGCCTCGGATAACTTAACCCCCCTCCCATAATCCctggcaaacaaaattattattcgGACCCTCATGGGATAAAAAATACTGGATCTCGTGCATACATTGGTTTTAACCTTCCTGGGaactattataatatatttatatagcgGAAACAGGAACCTTGTAACAGATTATTTCTGTAGACTAGGTTATCGATAGATCATCACTCAGCGTTAATCTGTTGATCCAGACATTTGATGATCATCAACGTTATACAGTTCAAAACATAAACTTGTTTTTTAATCTGATTTAAATTGACATGATAGAAACTTAATTGATGTGCTGTGGATTTAATTTTTAGTTGTgcgataatttttaaaagtatgtcACAAAATTCCCGCTTTTTTTCTTTGATCTAAAGCCCGAACATTCCGCACAGGAAGAGATCATCGTAATATATTAgataattgaaacatttttttgatgATAAGACATACagacatttgtttgaaaaaacaataactCAACCATTCAGATAAATACTTAATGTACATTGTCTCCGTCTGGTCAACATGGTAACATGTTTAACGCCATCagttatatcatttttattatattatgagTTTCACATGCACAACTCTTGGTACCAATTCGTCAGTCTTAAAAAAGAAGCTATAATAACAATGTATGAATACAAGTTCAGTATGGAgagagtatttaaggaattttatcggagtTTTTGTATGTAAGTAGCGTGcatttgatgtaagattttaaaagattagtgcgaaggtttctcgacttgttgcaatactgctgttgtcagaggcaaaatcccatcgtgatccttggaccggtaaatgtccgagtaaaaataaattggcggcttcgagagaataatgacgtatatctccgctattttaagaccaatcaaattgaaattcggcatgagtgtatctcagacattacttttatgaaaatacatgcatattgcgagtgttttaaaattaattgatttattaggcttttgaagcgagctggtagttttttatttGGGTCAgggttcgacccctttctttatttatggttacattgaaattaatgttaaaacgggcttggtcccTGTGATTCAAACCTAAGCAATTGCATTTGAAGTTTATTTCGCAAATAACTAGCAACCATTGTGATAATGATATTGcgtaacgcgtaactttcgcgaaaaAACGCATAAAATTCGCACATGAACGCGCAACTATCGCGAAAAAAAATGCTAGACTTTCGCTAATAAATTGcttcatttaatgaaaaaagaataatttagGGTCTTCTGTAGTTCTTTTAAGAGATATGAATTATTGATCACTTTATATCATTTCAGAGACATCATCATAAACTCAAATAATGGTCATGCTTATGTTAATgcgatattttttcattttccgtTGATTTACGAGTTCTCCTAAGTcgtttgttttttggggtttttttataaatgaaatctaGTGAAAGTATACAAAAACCCGTACAGCTTATAAAAGCGTAATTAATCGCGATTATAACGCGAAGCTTTCGCAAATCAACGCGTATCTTTCGCGAATAAAAGCAAAACGTTTGCAAAAACGAGTAATTTTTGGGAATCAATTCAAAATTTGTGAATAAAAGCGTAACTTTTGTAATATAACCGCTTTACTTTCGCAAAACATTTTTGCCAAAAACCGCAAAGCATAGTTCCGCAAATAAACGCGAAATTTTCTTTCGCAAACAAAGGAGAAATGTTGaactaaaatatatttgatcgGGACTGCGGAAAAATTATTGGAGATAATTGGGAAAGAACCAAATGTCACACTTGTAAAAGACAAAATATACTGCTGTTTGAGTATTTATTCACATTGTTACGAATAAAACATTAATCTTATAATCGCCCTGTATTCATGTAAGTGCATATACAGTGTTCTTAATTTACAAACCAAAGATTGAATTGTTTTCTTTGAATCATATCATACTGGTTCCTTAAAAGTTATGTTTATCATGCTATCATTAGATGCATGGGGTGTGATCAGGGCTATTTAATGCATATAAACTATCAAcaggtaaaatatacatttcacGTGATGCACCATGTTAATTGTAATATATTGTACAATTAACATTTGACAACACTTTAAACTTACTATGGGAAAGGGACGTGTAAATCCAATTACGTCTTCCGTGAGGACGGGAAACCTCATTGCTGTCTGATAATTTCGTAAGATAATCTATCAAACATCATGCATAGATAGAAATCATcctttaaaattattaacactTATGAATGAGTTTGACAACGCTGAGCAATATGACCCACATTTGTAAGTCTGTCTCATTTCCCCGGTAAACGAACGCGACTTTATTAGCACATATCCTTGTATCATATCGCCTTTGATTTTACATCAAGgaatttgatgttttatttttctctctctGAAAGGAAGAAGTTTGTTGAACTAGTGAAATTTTAAgtaattttcaatctaaagtaTTGGTTAAAACTACAAAGGATACGAAATAAATTCCTGACActtcaattaaaataattacatagAAAGAAGATATAATCAAATTtcgaaattaaaataatacaaagaTATTATGatcctttttttatttgtgagTAATTAACATTTGAAACATTAGAACCATAATTTTACACAGTTACAATTTCTCGGTCATTTTGTCTACATATACATGTCGCCATTGTTGGAGTTATGAGTTGCCTATTAAACACAGACCAAAATATgtatacctgtacatgtacatttacaggGACACAATGCCATATTCTTTATCAGACACTTGCTATAGCTTGAATTTGTAACTTTGCCTTggctttgaaaaataaattaaagtctAGCTGTAGGCTAAACTCTCATTTACAACTGGCCGTACGTGTTTGGTGATTGTGTGTTTTACGGGTTTGTCAGTCTTGGCTTCCGTAGCTGATCATAGCCGTTATAAATCGTGCTGAAATGGTTAAGAATGCAACGTAAGACAAACGGACGTTTGACGTGCCAGTCGTAGGTGTCACGTACAATTTTGTTTGTAGACGGGTTGCCACTCGCAACGTGCGATGCCCATATGAGCCGTACTTGAGTCTTACGTTTATTGTGCAACAAACGTACGTTAGCGATGTGAATGACAGTAATATTAAAATTCTCTTTGTAGGTCACTTGGAAGTCATTTAACACGTACGGTCAGTTGTGGCTGAGGCTTAATATGTTGATGGTGAGCACAAGAGACTTGCAGTAAACGTACATATAACGCAAGGAACAAGTGAGATCTCCTTGCATCATTCGTGCAAGTCAAATCGTAAGGTCATCCCACGGGTTCCTTAAGTGAAGTACAATTGGACCTGCGTTTACACGTTTTACATCTCGCAAGGAAACCGTCCTTCCAAAGTCGTAAAATGCACTTGCGTGTCTCACAAGATTTTTCATTAGAACCTGCTTATAGACACCAAACGCACGCACGGCCAGTTGTGGTGTGAATGAGGCCTATTGTGTGAGAATTTGATTATAATAATCAATGCAACGCGATTATCTGTTATGAAGTTATGCTTTTCGCAATGATAATTTGATTGCTTATGTGTGCAACAAAAAAGTATTAGGAACACTATTGGTGAGTTGTTATTTTTGAATCTATGATTGTTGACAATTGGGTGTACTAAATAATCGCCATATGGTGTACAAAACAGTCGGGTGAACCGAAACAAAACGTATTTTCATTTGTATCGAATTTTGCATATTATGGGTACATCGTATTCTATCTTGAATATTTCATGCAaatgtatctatttttttttttatataaatagtaTATTTTCTAATATCTTATTCATCTTTTGAGCTACTCGgcttcaaaacaattttaaaaatgaactgTTTCATTGCCTTGTGTCGGAGCAACGATTCAAGATTCAAGCAATTTAAGTGGTATACTGTATAGAATAATATGGGATTTGCGAATTTAATTACACAAGTCTTATGAATTGGTAAAACACAAACACAACCCAATCCAATGAAAATTGGCAATTCTGAATCAAAAAAGATCGTCagatataacattttaaaatctatatGCAGTCAAATTAACAAGACAAATCTGTAAAAAACGGAATCTTCTATTGCCCTGTTAAACTCTATTTTTTCTTGAATACATCAAAATATAAGATTAACGTCAGCTGGACTGCAAGTACTTTTAGATTAGAAGCCCGATTTGTCGGATGTGGAAACACTAGTTAGGAAAATGTTCCGACTGTTCTGGATACAACTTGTAAGGCGTAAGATTATGCTTATAAGTACAATGTAtgtatgtttgttttaaatcgctgaaaaaaattaaaaagactcAACACAATTTTGCGAATGCTAGAAGCGGTAACCATTTGTTAAACTCTGAACACTTTTGATATAGTGCTTCAgcgtttgacaaaaaaaaaattaatggaagaaatttttaataaaaattcaccATAAATGGCATTTTCAGCTGAATTGCCAAGCTTTGTTCTATGACTAAATAATTCAGCATTTAATCGAACCGACACATGATTATCTGatgaaaaaaagatcaattaCTCTGTCataagcttttaaaaaagaaggtaGCTGGCTTGACTgcctttatttcatttaaataaactcTTTATTGATTTTACATATCTAGTGATGCATAGTTTcacagaaatatattttaaaaatttaattctcgTTATGAAAGTGCGAAATTTTCAACGATTGTTAAAAATGGCAAATCGGCCATTACCTTTTATTGGAAGATATGAGTTTAAGTACAGATCCACGCGCGTAAAATTCTGTCAATATGgacttaaaaatgaataatttaaacaataaaatgcttcattttgtgattcatgcgggatataaAGGTTGGGAcattacagaaaaaatacatattaagcTGCATTAGCAGGTTATGTAAAttcttttctgcaatgattgctaccttaataacccgcatgaatcatcaaagaaagcattttattgtttgaagcACACTCGAAGATGTCAATACaggtgtatacatgtaattagacacaccttttagctcacctgagctgaaagctcaagtgagctattctgatcacattttgtccgtcgcccgtctgtccgtctgtaaactttttacattttgaacttcttctctaaaactgcttggccaatttcaaccaaagttACCACAAAGTATCCTTAAGGATGGCAAGTATAAATTGCAGATATTAAAGTCCTATCTTTATATAAGAAAAGGGGgctgcatttttttaaatcttattctcaagaactacgTACTGAGTcgaatttaaaaatacaatgacTGGTAAGTAGTTGagtaagaaaatgtaaatttatgctctcatatattttgatcgctttataaagtgtgtgtgtgggggggggggggggggtcgggggggggggggcagaacgaaaatatacgGAATTGGATaataacagtgtacccctaccaaaagattagttttatatcttgcataggaatttttattttcggtaaaaatggtagaaaggtacaatgtcaaatattaagtgcatgcaaaaataagtttaaaattcgaatactttacaatatttattttcgttattctaccgaggggctatatggcacaatatcctttgaacgcccatatgAAGTCATtgatgctcaggtgagcgatgtggccccatgggcctcttgtttataaatagcaagaaaaaatattgatttaaatatattacgtatatactttttataaatcataaacttatatattatatataatggactttttaaatttttagagtaatagaaaaagtaataaaatccccctgaatctttttatttaatgtagTATTACACAAAGggtatcattaaaaatatacgAATGAACATCATAATACTTAAAAAGAGATCACAAAAGTATGAATGTACATCTAGAAGtcatctaatttaaaaaaaaaaccagtttaaCAATGTATTTCCGTGTTGTAAGTATTGGTTAATTACCACATGaataatatagttttttttatgaaacaaaaaaacaaaacaaaaaacccaatCGATGTTATCTACAGGTTTACGCATCAGCAAAAAGCAATTCGTCCTGGGGTCTTTCTTCCTGTTGAACACAACAACTGCCAGTTCACTTTCCTTCGCCTCGTCTTTACACATGAGGCGCTAGATGGACATCGTGGACACTTCCGGTAATCTTTCAGAGGAGGTACGCCTCGCGGAGATAAGCAAGGAGATCTCTGGGGTCCTCCTCCCAAACACCGTCTTCTTGGCGCTCTGTATCTTTATTGGAGTCCTTGGTAACGCTATTGTCGTGTTTGTGTACACTGTCCGACTGGGCGGGGAGGGTGAGGGTCGATATTTTGTCCCGTACCTAGCACTGGTGGACGCCTTCTCTGTCAGTTTCTCCGCTGGATTTAACTTGTCCTTCAATCTATTCCCTGTGAATTACAATGACGAGACGTTGTGTAAATGTGGCTGGTTCCTTGGGTATCTGACCACTGTCATGTCTGTATTACTGTTACCGGTGATTGCCGTCCAGCGATACCTGAAGATCTGTAAACCTCTCGGCCGCCAGATGTCGCTTCCATGGAAACGTTTCTTAGTTTTCCTGGCTTTCCTTGGATCTGTCATCGTCTCTGTTCCGTCTTATTTTACTTACGGATTAGATTCGGTTGAAATAGAGAAAGGCAACATCACAGGAAATGCTTGTCGTAGACTAACGTCTGCCGACTGGAAAACGTTTTCTCTTATTCACAGCGCCATCTTGACTTCGATGATTGCAGTAATTGTTTGTCTGTTACTAGTTCTCTATGTGAAAGTGGGTAAACAGATTTATTTCCGCTACACAAAATCAACTAAAAACACAACGACTAGGAGCAGTAAATTAAAAGAACACCGATTGAAAGTTTATAAAGTGACGCTGATGTTTATGTTGATAACCGCCATCTTTTTCGTTTGTTTTGTGCCAAAGATGATCTTGTTTTTGTTTGAGACTACCTCCGACCGGTTCTGGGACACGCAGTCTTCTGGAATGCTGCTAGGACTCCGATTTGTCGAcatgttttttgttgttaataACATTGCCAATCCAATCGTTTATGCGTTCATGGACGACCTGTTTTCGGCGGAACTTAAGCAGATGCTTTCTTGTAGACGATCAGCCATTTTGCGCAGACGACAGGTGACGGTGACGTCAACTGTATGAACTGTTATCAATTCAAGAATCTTATCAACCCGTTTTCTTTCTTTGGACTGATATTAAGAAGACTTAAaacgtttttatttatatttcattttgtacaaTACAGTTGTTTTAAGTTCATTTAGTGATTATTCTTGGTTATTAACTTAaggtggtatgtgacacctccatattgtgacttactttctatcgaaataaacaatgaaaccaattattattttcaatttcttattcttttttctaTATCAGTTagctaacagcgtagcgcaatgAGTTAGAGGGTTGCCTACGGATCTGTAactcatgagttcgaatcccactggggcttttataatttttaacttttcaaaatattttaaatcttaatttttgatcaaattttgtaaaccggtgaaagtatttcgattatattgtacttttattcacatttatatcgacaggtgtcccataccacctgaagtatgggacacctgtcgatataaATGTGATTGTCATCTAAAATTCGGAGATCCTGGACAGGGGTCTGTCTGAGGTCCTTAGGTCCTAAGCTCTATTGCCTGTTCTTAAAACTTTTTGTGAATTCTGTCGCAGAATGTCatttaataaatgcataatattgtatgaggaatacatgtatattaatgaattaaacTGTAACATCAATAAACCTCacagtttaaaatttgttgatacATGTAGCATTTTGGTCGTTGGAAaagtaagatatatttaatACTTGTATAAACATGATTTAGCATTGCCCTACCCTACTCAGTTATCAGCTACTAGTGCTGCAATACAATCAGATAAAGCAGACTGGGCGGATATTTCGAACatattcacttatttttttaagctatgatattttgatttctttaaacaCAGTGACTGATCAACACTTTATGGTGGCTACTTTAAGGATGGGCTGGGGTCGAGAGATGCAAATGTAATAGCGCCTTCCTTGAAGTCGGAAAAAATTGTTGTCTGAATTTTTAATACGATAACCAATAAAACATCAtgaataaaaaaggaattaacCTGTTACATTATTAAAAGACACATTAACCTGACATTGATTACCTAATTATATAAGTCTGTCTCATATTCCCGGTAAACGCACGTGCATTTTTTTTAGCACATATCCTTGTAGTGATGGAGCCAATTTTTTACATCAAGGAATTTGATATGTTTCCCCTTTGTGGAGGAAATAGACTTTTTCTTTAATCAACATAATTTATACTCATTCATCTATTCTAAATATTGGGAAGAGCTGCGGAAAACCAGGATTGAAATTCCGTTTCGACCTGACAGTTTAATTTCAAGATAGAAAATAATTCAAAGTTaggtatacataaaaaaaaaattcatttcgtCACTTGTATATGACCACAAATCGTTGATCCTTTAATTAGACGTTATAACCACACGCTTACACAGTCGTATGTCTACTTAATCATGCGTATAGCAATTGTTAGAGTTATATGTGGcctatttaacattatataaatagtgcccgtttaggagggtaagagttgaaattgacaccccgagaaaactattgtcaaccgacgcgaagcattgcatttttaaaagcCCGATTCTTAAAAAACTAGATATAACTccatcaccatattttcacagtggtagtgaaataccactagtagatgcccctgaagaTTTcgaaccccaaatatgaattctaaatttttaattgCGAActagttcactattcaattgcgaactgcgttctaaaaaccgattgccgTTTTTTATCCTAAacgggcactatttattttattttactgaatgAGAACCAATGTATGGAAAGCGCTAATCAAGAATGCGGGTTTTTAAGGATAATCGGCTATACTTTCGTGGGGTATCTTGACTATACAGTCTGCACTTTTAGATAAAAATGTAAGCATTTCAGTCACTTATAGTAGGCGTTTATCATCAGACTGATTGTTAATGTTTGACTTTTATCCATTTAAGTTAACTTTGGAAGTTGTCTTTGAAAGATGTTTATTGCTATACATATTCCACGAATATATACCAAGCATTTTCAGTTAAATTCGATCACTGGTTCTTCTCCATGCCTTGAGATTTACACCAAATATAAACATACCATCGTTATTGAAAGCTTATTTATGTTTGCGTAGTAACATTTTGAAAACTACACTTAGATATCATGCCGGCTATACTTTTTTCAGGTAGATCGCATGTATTGCGTATTATGCATTACATACTCAACACTACTGCAGTACACATTATGTAAGAATATTAAGTTTTAGATTCCAAACAATACTACATAtcacatcattttacatgtcaTTCAAACATTAAGACTGTAATTgctgtttaaaaataaatacagttgGATTGGTACTCTGAGAGGAATTTGAATTTGAAGCTATTCGATGTCTGTGGTAAAAAATATGTATCTATAGAGAGTTCATCTTAACACATATAATACTTTTTGAAGACATTATGTCTCAATAAAAGACAACGCTTAATtctaattttctctttttaatttgatttattttttgaactatgtaattttttaaaagtttatcttttcataacatatataaacataggtaatcatagattactaagctcaccgagacggagcatcacccttatgagacatcaccttcataagaccacctttatcattttatatgaaaatcatactttatgatcttggttattcatggattctgttttgacaaaatattgtatatcatctgataattttttttatgataatcatatgttcatatgtttatcaattcaatgatataaaattaaatattgcatcatgtcatatatataatatatatgatcATATAAtccaataaaataccataataaacaataatgagatatgatattgtaacgtatgatatgacaatgtattgtgttataccttattgtatttgatcacataatacactatcataaaatataatacaatatagtattatattacaatatcatattacataatacaccataacattgaaacatgatattatattgtataatatagtatgatattgtattgaatgacactgaaacatatttaatacagtatatgatattatatcatataatacaatataatttgattccaacattgtatcttataaaatgatacaatattatgtgataaagtaaaatattataaaatacattattatatgatacatattgtatcatatgacacaataatatatattacaatatcatataatacaatttcatgtgatataattctatattactaaaaccaatatcatattataaatattgtatgatacaatattatagaatatacaatattgtatcattggatacaatataatattttgcaatatcttatgtaattgtatcatttgataaaataataaattaaaaatacaatataatattatacaatattgtatcataatatacaatactatacataacaatatcatgatacaatatcatatcatacaatatcaaaaaaattgatacaatatcatatcgtgtCGTATAACTtcttataatataacatatgatatcatattgtatcatatcaaacaatattgtttcatatcatacaatactatatcataggaatcatgttatatcatttatcaacaaacacatctatctatcgatctggtttgagtgaggtaggagatttctttagcatccttgataatggagatcaggctctgcatctgaagcaacctctgcgtttaatttataataaagttaaatcaactatgcaagctttcatctataaaacatgtgacctgttccaaaaaactaaacctcatccagcatccgaaacctatgactcagattcagcattcaagcccatcaggtgcattggcatctgaagctacctctgcgattcattcatattacagttaaatcaactatgcaagtttgaaatagtatactatcatctattaaacatgtgacctgttccaaaaaacttaactttatccagcatccgaaacctatggctcacactcagcattcaaacctgtcaggtgcatcagtatcataagacacaccatccatggaagtctggtgaagtaaggacaagtaataactaagatatcatcatcagagggcacctgtttcaaaaactttatttaaccagctcttaaaaccttaacctcctccagcatccgaatcctattgctcagattcagcattcaaacttatcaggtgcatcagtatcataagacgcaccatccatacaagtttggtgaagttaggaccagtagtaactaagatataatatCAGAGGGCACcg
Coding sequences within it:
- the LOC128168112 gene encoding somatostatin receptor type 3-like — protein: MDIVDTSGNLSEEVRLAEISKEISGVLLPNTVFLALCIFIGVLGNAIVVFVYTVRLGGEGEGRYFVPYLALVDAFSVSFSAGFNLSFNLFPVNYNDETLCKCGWFLGYLTTVMSVLLLPVIAVQRYLKICKPLGRQMSLPWKRFLVFLAFLGSVIVSVPSYFTYGLDSVEIEKGNITGNACRRLTSADWKTFSLIHSAILTSMIAVIVCLLLVLYVKVGKQIYFRYTKSTKNTTTRSSKLKEHRLKVYKVTLMFMLITAIFFVCFVPKMILFLFETTSDRFWDTQSSGMLLGLRFVDMFFVVNNIANPIVYAFMDDLFSAELKQMLSCRRSAILRRRQVTVTSTV
- the LOC128167124 gene encoding cholecystokinin receptor type A-like; the encoded protein is MANISEEDSRINSWNTELSQTLIPSSVFLGICIVVGIIGNSLVILIYGLKLRGAKERYFIPILAVVDLLALCETAGFNISYNVSPVRFKGQQLCKWSWFFGYMTSVMSIFLLLVIAIQRYLKICRPFGKQMTLEWKRVAVLSTFIAAALISAPIPVTYGLDPAYSARYNVTGSACRRLTQENRWLSLIHAIVCNAIVAGVVWALIILYTLIGRKIHSQMQQWKHQRTNDNNVKMTNLNDGTSGTNSADRNKQTMFKITAMFMLISLIFIVSFSPKVVIFILECVDSRFWDSLSYSNRLLVRFLEVLFVINNIANPFVYAFLDVKFSQQMKKIFCDLDYSL